Proteins encoded in a region of the Candidatus Binatus sp. genome:
- a CDS encoding D-alanyl-D-alanine carboxypeptidase family protein: MDTLSRSGVCLAPNLITRYVGAFVALAMLLAMLAPPNADAARHRRAKAAPAAKSAAPSDEEGATDAKKSGLMGPYAEAVVMEPVTGTVIFEANDHQPWPTASLAKMMLMLIVAEKLHDGSLKPTDQVTTSRSAAQMGGSQVYLKEGETFSLDDMMKAIVVHSANDASAAVAEYIGGSTDAFVMLMNQKAAALGMKDSHYYNVHGLPPAPGEQADVASAYDQALLARELLKYPDVLRWSAIDTAPFRGGSFVLRNTNHLVRTYQGCDGLKTGFYDKAGFNVVATAKRGDLRLVAVVLGTPHKLTNFKMASELLSQGFVNYQIHSVAKKGSPIAQVVAVSGGETDVIKPVWGSDAGVFQKRGDAKTDLKVDYNLPPSVAAPVKAGQQIGTANVLAGGKPVATIALLAPADIPKKTSMIKRLLGRL, encoded by the coding sequence ATGGATACCCTTTCACGATCGGGCGTTTGTCTCGCCCCGAATTTGATCACTCGATACGTTGGAGCTTTTGTCGCGCTCGCGATGCTGCTTGCGATGCTCGCGCCGCCGAATGCCGACGCCGCGCGTCATCGCCGCGCCAAAGCTGCGCCGGCGGCAAAATCCGCCGCGCCATCTGATGAAGAAGGCGCGACTGACGCCAAAAAAAGCGGATTGATGGGTCCATACGCCGAAGCCGTCGTGATGGAACCGGTCACCGGCACCGTCATTTTCGAGGCCAACGATCATCAGCCGTGGCCAACCGCGTCGCTGGCGAAGATGATGCTGATGCTGATCGTCGCGGAAAAACTTCACGACGGCTCGCTCAAGCCCACCGATCAGGTCACCACCTCGCGCAGCGCCGCGCAGATGGGCGGCTCGCAGGTTTATCTCAAAGAGGGCGAAACCTTCTCGCTCGACGACATGATGAAGGCGATCGTCGTGCACTCCGCCAACGACGCGTCGGCGGCAGTCGCAGAATACATCGGCGGTTCGACCGACGCGTTCGTGATGCTCATGAATCAGAAAGCCGCGGCGCTCGGCATGAAGGACAGCCACTACTACAATGTGCATGGATTGCCGCCGGCGCCGGGCGAACAGGCCGACGTCGCAAGCGCCTACGACCAGGCGTTGCTCGCGCGCGAACTGCTCAAGTATCCCGACGTGCTCAGATGGTCGGCGATCGACACCGCGCCGTTTCGCGGCGGCAGTTTCGTGCTGCGCAACACCAATCACCTGGTGCGCACCTATCAAGGATGCGACGGGCTCAAGACCGGTTTCTACGACAAGGCCGGATTCAACGTCGTCGCAACGGCGAAGCGCGGCGATCTGCGCCTGGTCGCGGTGGTGCTCGGTACTCCGCATAAGCTGACCAATTTCAAGATGGCATCCGAACTGCTGTCGCAGGGCTTCGTCAATTACCAAATTCATTCGGTGGCGAAGAAGGGCTCTCCGATCGCGCAGGTCGTCGCGGTGAGCGGCGGCGAGACGGACGTGATCAAGCCGGTGTGGGGCAGCGACGCGGGCGTGTTTCAGAAACGCGGCGATGCGAAGACCGATCTCAAGGTCGATTACAATTTGCCGCCGTCGGTCGCTGCGCCGGTCAAGGCCGGGCAGCAAATCGGCACCGCGAACGTGCTCGCTGGCGGCAAGCCGGTCGCGACGATCGCATTGCTCGCGCCGGCCGACATTCCGAAGAAAACCTCGATGATCAAACGATTGTTAGGCCGTCTGTAG
- a CDS encoding GNAT family N-acetyltransferase has product MEVRAAYRSERDEVLDLLSLWYNDREFFARYNQIDPAFRDELCLVARDGNRLVSTVQIFDRAINLDRQAAPMGGIGSVFTLEEYRHKGVASALMRLAVDTMTREGFEVSLLFAERLTFYNQFGWREVERKFSILSAAAAIKVRGKFTIDAFEPSRDLGAVAEIHRAYSGRFNVTAIRDEAAWRANLEFAGNQPMHPGEGSKEYFILCREAGRIAAYARVARFHGVSMVMEFGYLPDAPDAMLASFKYLGEVASRAPISFQREGDHRRAALLGGEDAQAAGLLITHTAHDAELERRLSDAGCPVAHHIDNNYMWRILAPGKLARRFETTADAASACAFEAFQDSRSLFWTADRF; this is encoded by the coding sequence ATGGAAGTACGCGCGGCGTATCGCAGCGAGCGCGATGAAGTGCTCGACTTGCTGTCGCTCTGGTACAACGACCGCGAATTTTTCGCCCGCTACAATCAAATCGATCCGGCGTTTCGCGATGAGTTGTGCCTCGTCGCGCGCGATGGCAATCGCCTCGTCTCGACCGTCCAGATTTTCGATCGCGCCATCAATCTCGACCGACAAGCGGCGCCGATGGGCGGCATCGGATCGGTGTTCACGCTCGAGGAGTATCGGCACAAAGGCGTCGCGTCGGCGCTGATGCGGCTCGCGGTCGATACGATGACGCGCGAGGGCTTCGAGGTTTCGCTGCTGTTTGCGGAGCGGCTGACATTCTACAATCAGTTCGGCTGGCGCGAAGTCGAGCGCAAGTTCAGCATCCTGTCGGCCGCCGCAGCAATAAAAGTTCGCGGCAAGTTCACGATCGATGCGTTCGAGCCGTCGCGCGATCTCGGTGCGGTCGCGGAGATTCATCGCGCGTATAGCGGACGCTTCAACGTCACCGCAATCCGCGACGAGGCCGCATGGCGCGCCAATCTCGAATTCGCCGGCAACCAGCCGATGCATCCCGGCGAAGGCTCGAAGGAATATTTCATCCTGTGCCGCGAGGCCGGCCGGATTGCCGCCTACGCGCGCGTCGCGCGCTTTCACGGCGTTTCGATGGTGATGGAGTTCGGCTATCTGCCGGATGCTCCCGACGCGATGCTCGCGTCGTTCAAATATCTCGGCGAGGTTGCGTCGCGTGCTCCGATTTCTTTTCAGCGCGAAGGAGATCATCGCCGCGCCGCGCTTCTCGGCGGCGAAGATGCTCAAGCCGCGGGATTGCTGATAACCCATACCGCGCACGACGCTGAACTCGAGCGCCGCCTGAGCGACGCCGGATGCCCGGTCGCTCACCATATCGATAACAACTACATGTGGCGGATTCTCGCGCCCGGCAAACTTGCGCGTCGATTCGAGACGACCGCCGATGCCGCGTCGGCGTGCGCGTTCGAGGCCTTCCAGGATTCGCGCTCGCTCTTCTGGACCGCCGACCGTTTCTGA
- the gspC gene encoding type II secretion system protein GspC, with protein MELRFTQHHVTALNFLLIAGLAYFAAQCVNDVIARRVMSDKIVAPAAIAQPRLPSGLRPRPFYESIVKRDVFNLVPQEAAAPPPVVVEDLHLKLLGTSMLSKSKPYAVIEDQNGEQSLYKVGDDIPDAGKLVSVERTRAIVDHDGRRVALEMPVSEMPAVEPSQLGGPSMPVPHMRHGPRPPFAPNGEATEPEPDDNDDDNTSSKLNIKKLSPGNFAASRAEVAKTMQNPAMLFTQMRAVPHVENGKTDGFAISEVKPGSVFEQIGMQNGDLVTSIDGQPVTNPMQAMSLMGSVQNKPSIDLTVSRGGSPMNLHLDLH; from the coding sequence ATGGAACTCCGATTCACGCAGCATCATGTTACCGCGCTGAATTTCCTGCTGATCGCGGGGCTGGCCTACTTCGCGGCGCAATGCGTCAATGACGTGATCGCACGTCGCGTTATGTCCGACAAAATCGTTGCGCCCGCAGCGATCGCTCAACCGCGTCTCCCGTCCGGACTCAGGCCTCGCCCCTTTTACGAATCGATCGTCAAGCGCGACGTCTTCAACCTCGTGCCGCAGGAAGCTGCGGCTCCGCCGCCAGTGGTGGTCGAGGATCTTCATCTGAAATTGCTCGGCACGTCGATGCTCTCGAAGTCGAAGCCGTACGCCGTGATCGAAGACCAGAACGGCGAGCAGTCGCTCTACAAGGTTGGCGACGATATCCCCGACGCGGGCAAGCTGGTGAGCGTCGAGCGGACGCGCGCGATCGTCGATCATGACGGACGCCGCGTCGCACTCGAGATGCCGGTTAGTGAAATGCCGGCGGTCGAGCCGTCGCAGCTTGGGGGACCGTCGATGCCGGTGCCGCATATGCGACACGGCCCGCGTCCTCCATTCGCGCCGAACGGCGAGGCGACTGAGCCGGAACCCGACGACAACGATGACGACAACACCAGCAGCAAGCTGAACATCAAGAAACTGAGTCCCGGCAATTTCGCGGCCAGCCGCGCCGAAGTCGCCAAGACAATGCAGAACCCGGCGATGCTCTTCACTCAGATGCGCGCGGTTCCGCACGTCGAAAACGGCAAGACCGATGGCTTTGCGATCTCTGAAGTGAAACCCGGCTCGGTGTTCGAACAAATCGGCATGCAGAATGGCGACCTCGTCACCTCGATCGATGGACAGCCGGTGACCAATCCGATGCAGGCGATGAGCTTGATGGGCTCAGTGCAGAACAAACCGTCGATCGACCTGACGGTGAGCCGCGGCGGCAGCCCGATGAACCTGCACCTGGACCTGCACTGA
- a CDS encoding glutamate--cysteine ligase, whose protein sequence is MSDLLEKKEDLIRYFEAGAKPRDQWRVGTEYEKVAVRTADGSALPFSGPGGVEELLRRMADDYGFEPEDEHGRILALKSKRAAITIEPGGQIELSGEQCDTIHCAHHEFAEHVDQLVEVTGKIGATLLGLGMQPVSRIDQIELLPKARYHIMYPYMARKGRLGQRMMKQTAGVQANLDYSGERDAMRKLRVSMGIVPILYAIFANSPLSDGSLNGYQSFRGHIWTDTDNDRSGTLEFALGEDCSFEEYAEYALDVPMYFLVRNHEYVDLTRRPGITFRKYLEQGFGKERATVEDWTNHLTTIFTEVRLKRYIEIRTPDSQPPGYMLALPALLKGILYSDDCLAAAWDLVKRWSFGERLELTDQAHKIGLEARAGRIRMQELGTELLAIAAQGLERQKALNKRGDDESIYLLRLMDLVRSGHSQASLVISRWKGEWNYDVSRLVAGCAYDAEPFV, encoded by the coding sequence ATGAGCGATCTGCTTGAAAAGAAAGAGGATTTGATCCGCTACTTCGAGGCTGGCGCGAAGCCGCGCGACCAGTGGCGAGTCGGTACCGAATACGAGAAGGTCGCTGTTCGCACTGCCGACGGCAGTGCGTTGCCATTTTCGGGCCCCGGCGGCGTCGAGGAATTACTGCGCCGGATGGCCGACGATTACGGCTTCGAACCCGAGGACGAGCACGGCCGAATCCTCGCGCTGAAGAGCAAACGCGCGGCGATCACGATCGAACCCGGCGGGCAAATCGAGTTGTCCGGCGAGCAGTGCGACACGATCCACTGCGCGCATCACGAGTTCGCCGAGCACGTCGATCAACTGGTCGAAGTAACCGGCAAGATCGGCGCGACGCTGCTAGGTCTTGGGATGCAACCGGTCAGCCGAATCGATCAGATCGAGCTGTTGCCGAAGGCGCGCTATCACATCATGTATCCTTACATGGCGCGCAAGGGCCGGCTCGGCCAGCGGATGATGAAGCAGACCGCCGGCGTGCAGGCCAACCTCGACTACTCCGGCGAGCGCGACGCGATGCGCAAGCTGCGCGTCAGCATGGGAATCGTGCCGATCCTGTACGCGATTTTCGCCAACTCGCCGCTCAGCGACGGCAGCCTCAACGGCTATCAGAGCTTCCGCGGGCACATCTGGACGGACACCGATAACGATCGCAGCGGCACGCTCGAATTTGCGCTGGGCGAGGATTGTTCGTTCGAGGAATACGCCGAGTATGCGCTCGACGTGCCGATGTATTTCCTGGTCCGCAATCACGAATACGTCGATCTGACGCGCCGGCCGGGAATCACGTTTCGCAAATATCTCGAGCAGGGCTTCGGCAAGGAACGCGCGACGGTCGAGGACTGGACCAATCATCTGACGACGATTTTCACCGAGGTCCGCCTGAAGCGATATATCGAAATCCGCACCCCAGACAGCCAGCCGCCCGGCTACATGCTCGCGCTGCCCGCGCTGCTGAAGGGCATCCTCTACTCCGACGATTGTCTCGCGGCGGCGTGGGACCTGGTCAAACGCTGGAGCTTTGGCGAGCGCCTTGAACTGACCGACCAGGCGCACAAGATTGGGCTTGAGGCGCGCGCCGGCCGCATCCGGATGCAGGAACTCGGGACGGAGTTGCTCGCGATCGCGGCGCAAGGACTCGAACGCCAGAAAGCATTGAACAAGCGCGGCGACGATGAGAGCATCTATTTGCTGCGCCTGATGGACCTCGTGCGCAGCGGGCATAGCCAGGCGAGTCTTGTGATCAGCCGATGGAAGGGCGAGTGGAACTACGATGTGAGCCGGCTCGTCGCAGGATGCGCCTATGACGCTGAACCATTCGTCTGA
- a CDS encoding acyl-ACP desaturase, whose protein sequence is MIPKEKFYRAYMDFFETAERKRRWNIFEDIPWDKLSPETNTEERAIRIETYCAEEMYLPDYNLAGVEMTRSVFGLAWFQTCWSHEESRHGLAFREYLLRSGMRTEEQFSKFEADTFSRSWKMPFKTLRQMACYGALQETATYLAYKAQKDRAELENDKTLEAIFFFIGRDEAAHAGFYREMLALEIADDRSGTIADLAMVIANFSMPGDGLIPDYQEHLRIGGGGISPRKFFTRAVLPTLKQLGTSRDELKSVTALALGAAS, encoded by the coding sequence ATGATTCCCAAAGAAAAGTTTTATCGCGCGTACATGGATTTCTTCGAGACCGCGGAGCGCAAGCGCCGCTGGAACATTTTCGAAGACATTCCGTGGGACAAACTCTCGCCCGAAACCAACACCGAGGAACGCGCGATCAGGATCGAGACTTACTGCGCCGAGGAAATGTATCTGCCGGACTACAATCTGGCGGGCGTCGAGATGACGCGCTCGGTGTTCGGCCTGGCGTGGTTTCAAACCTGCTGGAGCCACGAGGAATCGCGCCACGGTCTCGCCTTTCGCGAGTATCTGCTCCGGTCGGGAATGCGCACCGAGGAGCAGTTCAGCAAGTTCGAGGCTGATACGTTTTCGCGCTCGTGGAAGATGCCGTTCAAGACTCTCCGCCAGATGGCCTGCTACGGCGCCCTCCAGGAAACCGCGACTTATCTCGCCTATAAGGCGCAGAAGGATCGCGCCGAACTCGAGAACGACAAAACACTCGAGGCGATTTTCTTCTTCATCGGCCGCGACGAAGCGGCGCACGCCGGCTTTTATCGCGAGATGCTCGCGCTCGAGATAGCCGACGATCGCAGCGGCACGATCGCAGACCTGGCTATGGTGATCGCGAACTTCAGCATGCCCGGCGACGGACTGATTCCCGACTACCAGGAGCATCTCAGGATTGGCGGCGGCGGCATCAGCCCGCGCAAGTTCTTCACGCGCGCCGTACTGCCGACGCTAAAGCAACTCGGCACCAGCCGCGATGAACTGAAAAGCGTCACTGCGCTCGCACTCGGCGCAGCATCCTGA
- a CDS encoding DUF2333 family protein, protein MTRNRLLIIGGAIVALWIALNLALHFGQIRHNQLDYDIAEHFPPGKPTAPGEIFASTLAAIVDHELHTAFGWRPNDFFLWGPKVGPDNNADRQLGIIQAVRETTRIFKDNLTKVSSNQYDQNLVIADTDFRNDALKWILPAPEGKYADGVAHLRLYVTGLRDNPPTSRELNVRAVELIRLVQAWTDLLGDAHANLYRSKKDDGSAVHTWDCDHYFYHAQGYAHVMFHMIEAIEREYVVTFKDDPILKTMFDETEDALGKAAVLKPLVVMNGSPAGLFANHRRNLDAYISEARQKMYSIREELQRSPL, encoded by the coding sequence GTGACGAGAAATCGACTCCTGATCATCGGCGGCGCGATCGTCGCGTTGTGGATCGCGCTTAACCTTGCGCTTCACTTCGGCCAGATTCGCCACAACCAGCTCGATTACGATATCGCGGAGCATTTTCCTCCGGGCAAGCCGACGGCGCCCGGCGAGATTTTCGCCTCGACGCTGGCGGCGATCGTCGATCACGAATTGCACACCGCCTTCGGATGGCGTCCCAACGATTTCTTTTTATGGGGTCCGAAGGTTGGCCCCGACAACAACGCCGATCGCCAACTCGGAATTATCCAGGCGGTGCGCGAGACCACGCGCATCTTCAAGGACAACCTGACCAAGGTTTCGTCGAACCAGTACGATCAGAACCTCGTGATTGCCGACACCGATTTTCGCAACGACGCGCTCAAGTGGATTCTGCCCGCGCCCGAAGGCAAGTACGCCGACGGCGTCGCGCATCTGCGGCTATACGTCACCGGGCTGCGTGACAATCCGCCGACCTCGCGCGAGCTTAACGTTCGCGCCGTCGAGTTGATTCGCCTCGTGCAGGCGTGGACCGACCTGCTCGGCGATGCGCACGCGAACCTCTACCGCAGCAAAAAAGATGACGGCAGCGCCGTCCACACCTGGGATTGCGATCACTATTTTTATCACGCCCAAGGTTACGCGCACGTGATGTTTCACATGATCGAGGCGATCGAGCGCGAGTATGTTGTGACTTTCAAAGACGACCCAATCTTGAAGACGATGTTCGACGAAACCGAGGATGCGCTCGGCAAAGCGGCGGTGCTGAAGCCTCTCGTTGTGATGAATGGTTCGCCCGCGGGCCTGTTCGCGAATCATCGCCGCAATCTCGACGCCTACATCAGCGAAGCGCGCCAGAAGATGTACTCGATTCGCGAGGAGCTACAGCGCTCGCCGCTGTAG